In a single window of the Chondrocystis sp. NIES-4102 genome:
- a CDS encoding pyruvate dehydrogenase (acetyl-transferring) E1 component subunit alpha translates to MCAERTLPKFDATTVKITQEEGLILYEDMVLGRLFEDKCAEMYYRGKMFGFVHLYNGQEAVSSGIVKALRTKGDYVCSTYRDHVHALSAGVPAKQVMAELFGKETGCSKGRGGSMHMFSAEHGLLGGYAFVAEGIPVATGAAFQSKYRREAMGDANSDSVAVCFFGDGASNNGQFFECLNMAALWKLPIIYVVENNKWAIGMAHERATSQPEIYKKASVFNMAGYEVDGMDVLAVNTLAKEAVARARAGEGPTLIEALTYRFRGHSLADPDELRDPAEKEFWGKRDPIKKFAAYMIEQNLATEAQLQEIDDKVKATIEEAVSFAENSPEPNPQDLRRYIFAED, encoded by the coding sequence ATGTGTGCTGAAAGAACTTTACCAAAATTTGATGCTACTACTGTCAAAATTACCCAAGAAGAAGGATTAATTCTCTATGAAGATATGGTTTTAGGACGCTTATTTGAAGATAAGTGTGCTGAAATGTATTATCGAGGCAAAATGTTTGGTTTTGTCCACCTTTATAACGGTCAGGAAGCAGTTTCGTCTGGTATAGTTAAAGCCTTACGTACCAAAGGTGATTATGTCTGTAGTACCTACCGCGATCATGTTCATGCCCTAAGTGCTGGAGTGCCTGCCAAACAAGTAATGGCGGAGCTATTTGGTAAAGAAACTGGTTGTAGTAAAGGTCGTGGCGGTTCGATGCATATGTTTTCTGCCGAACATGGACTTTTAGGGGGTTATGCTTTTGTCGCCGAAGGAATTCCCGTGGCAACTGGGGCAGCTTTTCAAAGTAAATATCGTCGTGAAGCGATGGGAGACGCTAATTCTGATTCTGTAGCAGTTTGCTTTTTTGGCGATGGTGCTAGCAATAATGGTCAGTTTTTTGAGTGTTTGAACATGGCTGCGTTATGGAAACTGCCAATTATCTATGTGGTAGAAAATAATAAGTGGGCAATTGGTATGGCTCATGAACGGGCAACATCTCAACCAGAAATTTATAAAAAAGCCAGTGTTTTTAATATGGCAGGTTATGAAGTGGATGGTATGGATGTTTTAGCTGTTAATACCCTCGCCAAAGAAGCTGTAGCGCGCGCTCGTGCTGGAGAAGGCCCTACCTTAATTGAAGCTCTAACCTATCGTTTTCGAGGTCATTCTTTAGCAGATCCAGATGAATTGAGAGATCCTGCGGAAAAAGAATTTTGGGGTAAACGAGATCCTATTAAAAAATTTGCTGCCTATATGATTGAACAGAATTTGGCGACAGAGGCACAATTGCAAGAAATAGACGATAAAGTTAAAGCAACCATCGAAGAGGCGGTTAGTTTTGCTGAAAACAGCCCAGAACCAAATCCTCAAGATTTACGTCGTTATATTTTTGCTGAAGATTAA
- a CDS encoding filamentous hemagglutinin outer membrane protein gives MLENPTFCAIKNLTVAKISPNSYPLKLPLSLIIYDCWRLSIAIFLQTFLLTLGFIISDSKIAMSQSLRYAIAQVTTDGTVNTQVTQNGNVAEITGGETQGGNLFHSFQYFSINTGNSAAFNNADNITNIFSRVTGGNISNIDGLIRANGTANLFLINPAGIIFGENASLDVGGSFYGSSANSILFNEGEFNATDINTPPTLTINAPIGLGFRAAPGDLVNRSLANNGNGLQVAPGKNLTLIGGNVNFDAGTIFSPGSNVELGGLLTTGEIGINNDGSLSFPDIARGDVSLQNGSSIIVNSGGGGNITVNARNFELQGSALFAGINSGLGSPNAQAGDININATDNVFITGQDANNTLTSISNSLLFDNSIGNAGNINIAADNIFLSNGGAISSFMAGLGNSGDITLNAQENISIDGSNNSTNSIVTNVASGEGNSGTTNITAQNLSLSNGGSIVSATRVLGNSGDINLNIQDSLTISGEAIFTETALPSKISTNIGFDPEGNPAKGNSGNINISTSRLSLSDKGLIDVSTYGIGNAGNINIDATESITLDSFFTKISSSVLSTAEGNGGNIEISTADLTLSNNATIDASTIGKGDAGNIDIDATESIALDNSSSISSTIDPPGEGDGGNIEISTGDLTLYNDASIRATTSSKGNGGEINISAINLSLINGATVIADTLGLDANNIVEGNGGNININVADIRIDGTTTINFEGEIREVSGGIYASNSGNKIGNAGNITITANKLSLANGSQINSFSRGIGNGGNITINAQDSILLDAGNELEVFTGISSGIQENGVGNAGNINITTSNLDVFNNTNVSVSSLGSGDGGNILIEADSLNLNQNSIIDAVTSFGTGGNINLEVADKLSLDNNSTISARALDNATGGNVDIQANFIVALPQGNNDIVASAQQSNGGNITINAESLLGIAKRPLNNTTNDINASSQITGLDGTINVNTAVVNPVQGVIQLPNNLVESEQTTNQACQANRETAANNALVVKGKGGIPARPDEVLTSQNLIVIGQYTDDTYITPEPRQTNQDTIQPIVIGQYTDETYLTPEPIKTSVGMIQPARGIEITSGGVVLTAYPTVGVRERTPQIKRNCG, from the coding sequence ATGCTTGAAAATCCAACTTTTTGTGCAATTAAAAATCTAACTGTGGCAAAAATATCTCCTAACTCATATCCCCTAAAATTGCCGTTGAGTCTAATTATTTATGACTGTTGGCGACTGAGTATTGCCATATTCCTACAGACTTTTTTGCTTACTTTAGGTTTTATAATTTCTGATAGCAAAATTGCGATGAGCCAAAGCCTCCGCTACGCGATCGCTCAAGTAACTACCGACGGCACAGTTAATACTCAAGTCACTCAAAATGGTAATGTAGCAGAGATAACTGGCGGAGAAACACAAGGGGGTAATTTATTCCATAGTTTTCAATATTTTTCAATTAATACAGGTAATTCTGCTGCTTTTAATAATGCAGATAATATTACTAATATCTTTTCCCGTGTCACAGGGGGTAATATTTCAAATATAGATGGTTTAATTAGGGCTAACGGCACTGCTAATTTATTTTTAATAAATCCTGCAGGTATTATCTTTGGGGAAAATGCCAGCCTTGATGTTGGTGGTTCATTTTATGGCAGTAGTGCTAATAGTATTTTATTTAACGAAGGGGAATTTAACGCCACAGATATAAACACTCCCCCGACTTTAACTATTAATGCACCTATTGGTTTAGGGTTTCGAGCTGCACCTGGAGATCTTGTTAATCGTTCATTAGCTAATAATGGCAATGGGTTACAAGTAGCTCCTGGCAAAAATCTTACTTTAATTGGTGGTAATGTTAACTTCGATGCTGGTACTATCTTCTCTCCAGGAAGCAATGTTGAATTGGGGGGATTATTAACCACAGGAGAAATAGGAATTAACAATGACGGTAGCTTAAGTTTTCCAGATATAGCTAGGGGTGATGTTTCTTTGCAAAATGGCTCTAGTATTATTGTAAACTCTGGGGGCGGAGGCAATATTACAGTTAATGCTCGCAATTTTGAACTACAGGGCAGTGCTTTATTTGCAGGTATAAATTCTGGTTTGGGTTCGCCTAATGCTCAAGCAGGAGATATTAATATTAATGCTACCGATAATGTTTTTATCACTGGGCAAGATGCTAATAATACGCTTACATCTATTAGTAATTCTTTGTTATTTGATAATTCAATTGGCAATGCAGGTAATATTAACATTGCTGCTGACAACATATTTTTAAGTAATGGCGGTGCAATTAGTAGCTTTATGGCTGGGCTAGGAAACAGTGGTGATATAACTCTCAATGCCCAAGAAAATATTTCTATTGATGGTAGCAATAATTCTACTAATAGTATCGTTACTAATGTAGCTTCTGGAGAAGGTAATTCTGGCACTACTAATATAACAGCGCAGAATCTAAGCTTAAGCAATGGTGGTAGTATAGTAAGTGCTACTAGGGTACTAGGAAATAGTGGAGATATTAATCTTAATATTCAAGATTCCCTTACCATTAGTGGAGAGGCAATTTTTACCGAAACAGCATTACCCAGTAAAATTAGTACCAATATAGGATTTGATCCAGAAGGTAATCCTGCTAAAGGGAATTCGGGAAATATCAACATTTCTACCAGCAGACTTTCACTAAGCGACAAGGGACTTATAGATGTGAGTACCTATGGTATTGGGAACGCAGGCAACATCAATATTGATGCCACAGAAAGTATTACTCTAGATAGCTTCTTTACTAAAATTAGTAGTTCAGTTCTATCAACCGCAGAAGGTAATGGCGGTAATATCGAAATTTCTACAGCAGATTTAACTCTATCTAATAATGCCACAATTGATGCTAGCACCATTGGCAAAGGGGATGCAGGAAATATTGATATTGATGCCACAGAAAGTATTGCTCTAGATAACTCATCTAGTATTAGCAGTACAATTGACCCACCTGGAGAAGGTGACGGCGGTAATATTGAAATTTCTACGGGAGATTTAACTTTATATAATGATGCCAGTATAAGGGCTACCACTTCTAGCAAAGGTAATGGTGGAGAAATAAATATTTCTGCTATTAATTTGTCTTTAATTAATGGAGCTACTGTAATTGCTGATACGTTGGGACTAGATGCTAATAATATTGTTGAGGGAAATGGCGGAAATATCAATATTAATGTAGCTGATATTCGTATCGATGGCACGACGACGATAAACTTTGAAGGAGAAATTCGTGAAGTTTCTGGGGGAATTTATGCCAGTAATTCAGGCAATAAAATTGGCAATGCAGGCAATATTACTATTACTGCTAATAAACTTTCCCTGGCTAATGGTAGTCAAATAAATAGCTTTAGCCGAGGTATAGGCAATGGGGGTAATATCACAATTAACGCTCAAGATTCTATTTTGTTAGATGCAGGCAATGAATTAGAAGTTTTTACGGGTATTTCTTCTGGTATACAAGAGAATGGTGTCGGTAATGCAGGCAATATCAACATTACTACTAGTAATTTAGATGTATTTAATAATACTAATGTTTCCGTTAGTAGTTTAGGATCTGGTGACGGCGGTAATATATTAATCGAGGCTGATTCTTTAAATCTAAATCAAAATTCGATTATTGATGCTGTAACTTCCTTTGGCACAGGTGGCAATATCAATTTAGAAGTAGCGGACAAATTATCTTTAGATAACAACAGCACTATTTCCGCTAGAGCATTGGATAATGCTACTGGTGGTAATGTCGATATACAAGCTAATTTTATAGTTGCTCTTCCTCAAGGCAATAACGATATTGTAGCTAGCGCACAACAAAGCAATGGTGGCAACATTACTATTAATGCGGAGTCTTTACTAGGAATTGCCAAACGCCCTTTAAACAATACAACTAATGACATTAATGCTAGTTCCCAAATTACAGGTTTAGACGGAACTATTAACGTTAATACTGCTGTGGTTAATCCTGTTCAAGGAGTAATACAATTACCTAATAATCTAGTTGAATCAGAACAAACTACTAATCAAGCTTGTCAGGCAAACAGGGAAACAGCAGCCAACAATGCTTTAGTCGTTAAAGGTAAAGGAGGTATTCCAGCCCGTCCAGATGAAGTATTAACTTCACAAAATCTCATTGTTATCGGACAATATACCGACGATACCTATATTACACCCGAACCGAGACAAACCAATCAAGATACGATTCAACCAATTGTCATTGGACAATATACCGATGAGACATATCTTACACCCGAACCAATAAAAACAAGTGTGGGAATGATTCAACCAGCTAGGGGAATTGAGATTACATCGGGGGGAGTGGTTTTAACTGCCTATCCAACTGTGGGCGTAAGGGAAAGAACACCACAAATTAAGCGTAACTGTGGCTGA
- a CDS encoding uracil phosphoribosyltransferase has translation MTLQLRVYVPEHPLIKHWLAVARDANTPSVLFKSAMTELGRWLTYEATRNWLPTVETMVQTPLTECPATFINPEIPVGIVPILRAGLALMDGVHNVLPIAAIYHLGLARDETTLEPHCYLNKLPASLNPQTRIIILEPMLATGGSIMMAMKEIIDRGVDPSLVRIVSVVTAPPALRQLSEAYPGLEVYTAIIDEGLNSKGYIVPGLGDAGDRTFGT, from the coding sequence ATGACTTTACAACTGCGCGTTTATGTTCCAGAACACCCTTTAATTAAACATTGGCTAGCAGTTGCTCGCGATGCTAACACGCCGTCTGTGCTATTTAAAAGTGCCATGACTGAGTTGGGTAGGTGGTTGACTTACGAAGCTACTAGGAATTGGTTGCCAACCGTGGAAACAATGGTACAAACCCCTCTAACCGAATGTCCTGCAACTTTTATTAATCCAGAAATACCAGTGGGGATCGTGCCAATTTTACGTGCTGGTTTGGCTTTAATGGATGGAGTACATAATGTTTTACCTATAGCAGCAATTTATCACTTAGGTTTAGCTCGTGATGAAACGACTCTAGAGCCTCACTGTTATTTAAATAAATTACCCGCAAGCTTGAACCCCCAAACCAGAATTATTATCCTTGAGCCGATGTTGGCAACTGGAGGATCGATTATGATGGCAATGAAGGAGATTATTGATCGGGGTGTCGATCCTAGTTTAGTGCGAATAGTATCTGTGGTCACTGCTCCTCCTGCCCTAAGACAACTTAGTGAAGCTTATCCAGGATTAGAAGTATATACAGCTATCATTGATGAAGGACTCAATAGCAAGGGGTATATTGTTCCTGGGTTAGGAGATGCTGGCGATCGCACTTTTGGCACATAG
- a CDS encoding radical SAM domain-containing protein encodes MVAITNPIDANLLKPARYLGNELGAVHKPWTAAEVRWVLTYPEIYEVGASNLGHIILYNIINAQPQQLCDRTYLPAPDLSTKLRSTNTPLFALESKRPLLDFDILGFSLSYELGATNILEMLDLAHIPLTWQERSAGNYPLIFAGGQTATSNPEPYADFFDFIALGDGEELLPEIGLVIKEGKAAGLNKEELLLDLAQVPGVYVPRFYQMLESGSLERITPDVPQRVLRRVATPIPAYSIGLVPYVETVHDRLTVEIRRGCTRGCRFCQPGMLTRPATDVEPEQVVEAITKGMRATGYNEFSLLSLSCSDYLSLPAVGMEIKNRLQQENISLSLPSQRVDRFDENIALILGGLRQSGLTFAPEAGTQRLRDIVNKGLTNEELLRGIKTAVEQGWTKIKLYFMIGLPGETDVDVIGIADTIRWLRRECSQISNKRLNFNITISNFTPKPHTPFQWHSVSTSEFKRKQNLLKEEFRRIRGIKVNYTDIRISAMEDFVGRGDRRLSKVVKRAWELGAGMDSWWENLDKAYTAWQSAIAEADLTWKYRQVENGEWNLFQAGDTDATDAPLPWDHLNTGIDKQWLKEDLKRALEAATVPDCAFDGCSHCGVCGVDFGHNIVIEPPPIPEFAGHFQPNQHREQKVRIWFGKVDEMGLISHLDLVRLFDRAVRRAAIPIAFTGGYHPSPRIAIANALSLGITSNGEIVDFELTQEVDLEEFKQKLTATLPENIPIYRVESVDLKSPNASRLMAQAEYLITVQVMGEDKLEGATWQQWIETINNSQEILWEKTTKSGKKQQINLRDRLFSLSLESILETPPQTAKLRFTGSCRNDGTNLSPDNLVYMLEHVAQVECQLLQIHRQQLILETP; translated from the coding sequence TTGGTTGCCATAACAAACCCCATTGATGCCAATTTATTAAAGCCAGCTAGATATCTAGGTAATGAACTAGGTGCAGTGCATAAACCTTGGACGGCTGCCGAAGTTCGTTGGGTGCTGACTTATCCTGAAATCTATGAAGTTGGGGCATCTAATTTAGGTCATATTATCCTCTACAACATTATTAATGCTCAACCACAGCAACTGTGCGATCGCACTTATCTTCCCGCGCCTGATCTTTCTACCAAACTTCGCTCAACCAATACACCTTTATTTGCCCTAGAATCAAAGCGTCCCCTGTTAGATTTTGATATTTTGGGCTTTAGCTTGAGTTATGAGCTTGGAGCTACCAATATCTTAGAAATGCTCGATTTAGCCCATATCCCCTTAACTTGGCAGGAGCGATCGGCAGGCAATTATCCTTTAATTTTTGCAGGGGGACAAACAGCAACTTCTAATCCCGAACCTTATGCTGATTTCTTTGATTTTATTGCTTTAGGGGATGGGGAGGAATTATTACCTGAAATTGGGTTAGTGATCAAGGAAGGTAAGGCAGCAGGCTTGAATAAAGAAGAGTTATTGTTAGATTTAGCCCAAGTACCTGGGGTATATGTACCAAGATTCTATCAAATGCTGGAATCAGGCTCACTAGAGCGAATTACCCCTGATGTGCCTCAAAGAGTATTGCGTCGGGTAGCAACTCCAATTCCTGCCTATTCCATTGGTTTAGTTCCTTATGTCGAAACTGTACACGATCGCTTGACAGTAGAAATAAGACGCGGTTGTACTCGCGGTTGTCGTTTTTGTCAGCCTGGAATGTTAACTCGTCCTGCTACGGATGTTGAACCAGAACAAGTAGTAGAAGCGATTACAAAAGGAATGCGAGCCACAGGTTATAATGAGTTTTCTTTATTATCCCTCAGTTGTTCAGATTATTTATCCTTACCTGCGGTGGGGATGGAAATTAAAAACCGTTTACAGCAAGAAAATATATCTCTGTCCCTTCCTAGCCAACGGGTAGACCGTTTTGACGAGAATATTGCACTTATCTTAGGGGGTTTGAGACAGTCGGGATTAACCTTTGCCCCTGAAGCTGGTACTCAAAGATTGAGGGATATAGTTAATAAAGGCTTGACTAATGAGGAGTTATTACGGGGGATTAAAACGGCGGTAGAACAGGGTTGGACTAAAATAAAACTCTATTTTATGATCGGCTTACCTGGGGAAACAGATGTTGATGTGATTGGAATTGCCGATACTATCCGTTGGTTGCGTCGAGAGTGCAGTCAAATTAGTAATAAACGCCTCAACTTTAATATCACCATCTCCAACTTTACCCCCAAACCCCATACCCCCTTTCAATGGCATTCCGTATCCACCAGTGAATTTAAACGCAAACAAAACCTCTTAAAAGAAGAATTTCGCCGTATTCGAGGCATAAAAGTAAATTATACAGATATTCGGATTTCGGCAATGGAGGACTTCGTGGGGCGGGGCGATCGCCGTTTATCCAAAGTAGTCAAACGCGCCTGGGAACTTGGGGCTGGGATGGATTCTTGGTGGGAAAACTTAGATAAAGCCTATACAGCTTGGCAAAGTGCGATCGCTGAAGCTGATCTTACCTGGAAATATCGTCAGGTGGAAAATGGTGAATGGAATTTATTTCAAGCTGGTGATACAGATGCTACAGATGCTCCCTTACCTTGGGATCATTTAAATACAGGAATTGATAAACAATGGCTCAAAGAAGATTTAAAAAGAGCATTAGAAGCTGCGACTGTGCCAGATTGTGCTTTTGATGGTTGTTCTCATTGTGGTGTTTGTGGGGTAGATTTTGGACACAATATTGTGATTGAACCCCCACCTATCCCTGAGTTTGCAGGGCATTTTCAACCCAATCAGCATCGAGAGCAAAAAGTTAGAATCTGGTTTGGTAAAGTGGATGAAATGGGGTTAATTAGCCATCTGGATTTAGTACGCCTGTTTGATCGAGCGGTGCGTCGTGCTGCGATACCTATTGCTTTTACGGGGGGATATCATCCTAGCCCTAGAATTGCTATTGCTAATGCTTTATCTTTGGGTATTACTAGCAATGGTGAAATTGTGGATTTTGAATTAACTCAAGAGGTAGATTTAGAAGAATTTAAACAGAAATTAACAGCCACATTACCAGAGAACATTCCTATCTATCGAGTGGAATCTGTTGATCTTAAATCTCCCAACGCTAGCCGTTTGATGGCGCAAGCAGAATATCTAATTACGGTACAAGTTATGGGAGAAGATAAATTAGAAGGCGCAACTTGGCAACAATGGATTGAAACTATCAATAACAGTCAAGAAATTCTTTGGGAGAAAACCACCAAGTCGGGTAAAAAACAACAAATCAATTTACGCGATCGCCTGTTCTCCCTCTCCCTAGAATCTATCTTAGAGACCCCACCTCAAACGGCAAAACTCCGCTTTACTGGTAGTTGTCGTAATGATGGAACTAACTTATCGCCAGATAATCTGGTTTATATGTTAGAGCACGTTGCCCAGGTTGAGTGTCAATTACTTCAAATTCATCGTCAACAACTAATTTTAGAAACTCCCTAA
- a CDS encoding uroporphyrin-III C-methyltransferase, translating into MQMNIKYIGKVYLVGAGPGDPGLLTVKGKVLLEHADVVIYDALVSPEILAIINPHAEKINAGKRKGRHSLLQAETTELLISKAETKAIVVRLKGGDPFVFGRGGEEMTDLIAAGVQVEVVPGITSGIAAPAYAGIPITHRHYNSSVTFVTGHEATEKYRPQVNWQAIAQGSETIVIYMGVHNLAQIIPQLLAGGMREDTPIALIRWGTTPQQTQLIGTLATIIDQIVATDFQAPAIAVIGQVVDLHSLLFPHP; encoded by the coding sequence ATGCAAATGAACATTAAGTATATTGGTAAAGTCTATTTAGTAGGGGCAGGGCCTGGTGATCCTGGATTATTAACAGTTAAAGGTAAAGTGCTGTTAGAACACGCTGATGTGGTGATTTATGATGCTTTGGTAAGCCCTGAAATTTTGGCAATAATTAATCCTCATGCTGAAAAAATTAATGCAGGTAAACGTAAAGGTCGTCACTCCCTATTACAAGCCGAGACAACGGAATTATTAATATCCAAAGCAGAAACTAAGGCAATTGTGGTACGCCTAAAAGGAGGTGATCCCTTTGTATTTGGTCGCGGTGGGGAAGAAATGACAGACTTAATTGCAGCAGGTGTGCAGGTGGAAGTAGTCCCAGGTATCACATCAGGTATTGCAGCCCCAGCCTACGCAGGTATTCCCATAACTCACCGTCATTATAATTCTTCGGTTACTTTTGTAACAGGACATGAAGCTACTGAGAAATATCGTCCTCAAGTTAATTGGCAAGCGATCGCTCAAGGTTCGGAAACTATTGTGATTTATATGGGAGTCCATAATCTTGCTCAAATTATCCCCCAGTTATTGGCAGGCGGAATGAGGGAGGATACCCCAATTGCCCTAATTCGTTGGGGTACAACACCACAACAAACACAATTAATCGGCACATTAGCCACAATTATTGATCAAATAGTCGCTACAGACTTCCAAGCCCCAGCGATCGCTGTCATTGGTCAAGTGGTCGATTTACATTCTCTATTATTTCCACACCCCTAA
- a CDS encoding YcfA family protein, with translation MPRKIRELKAQIKGEGFIYLPKRGKGSHERWRHPLLTKTLTIPGKNGDDVPLYLEKQLEKLLIELKELRENKDL, from the coding sequence ATGCCAAGGAAAATTCGAGAGTTAAAAGCCCAGATAAAGGGGGAAGGTTTTATTTATTTGCCAAAACGCGGTAAGGGTAGCCATGAGCGTTGGCGACATCCTTTACTGACTAAAACCTTAACAATTCCAGGTAAAAATGGAGATGATGTACCACTATATCTAGAAAAACAACTAGAAAAATTATTAATCGAATTAAAAGAATTACGGGAAAATAAAGATCTATGA
- a CDS encoding putative exopolysaccharide biosynthesis protein, which yields MLSNNSNEQNTNSAYPSIAPKRDSLDVNFNEYLLKVKRRWKPALGVFLLTLGVTGALSLLQTKTYQAEGKILFKQTSAASYTGIGEEAGTLKPILNDQTPLTTQIQVLRSEPVVQQVIDQLKLTDNEDKPLKPEDFRKKLVTEVVGGTDVVDVKYRHPNPKTASEVVNALMDVYVKEQIRGNQSQPAAAKDFITKELPSIESKVQQAESQISAFRTQNNIVDIEEEKRGVVESIGALNQQISTTGSELQGLKAQTAALEGQLGLNLNQAVAANQLGASPEVQSILDQLAQTESDLSKERQRFNDAHPSVVSLNAKKNDLTQQLEGLVANAVGQGVQVSQGLLEGQDGTKENQLERFITLKIDELSRQRQVESLYQSQQEYLKRAKELPSLEKRDRELVRSAEAASKTYQTLLDSLQKAQIAENQQSGNTDIVEYATVPDKGSAGRVMLMGLGVILGAFLANLSIILLEMQDRSLQSLAEIKKKFAYNVIGMTPLEPPSYQGRIITREEPDSFSSEIYRMIQANLKFLTSDKPPKVMLITSSVPEEGKSTVVANLAAAIAQLGRSVLLIDADLRRSSQHTLWGVDNNLGLKDILTNDQSPLSVIKRPMPKLSLLTSGIVNSNPLALLDSPMMSDFVGRSRRDYDLILIDAPPLPVTADVLTLSKLVDGIVFVTRPGVVEHESAELAQEALATTRQQVLGMIINGVKAKEFDRYSYHGRYGKSYYKKGNSSQSSSNNLNTQQNSNLPENNSSNNGTNNVSKAKL from the coding sequence ATGTTAAGTAATAACTCTAACGAGCAAAATACTAATTCCGCTTATCCTTCAATAGCTCCTAAAAGAGATTCTTTAGATGTCAACTTCAATGAATACCTATTAAAAGTAAAAAGACGCTGGAAGCCTGCTTTAGGTGTGTTTCTTTTAACTTTAGGCGTTACTGGTGCTTTGAGCTTATTACAAACAAAAACATATCAAGCAGAAGGCAAAATACTATTTAAACAAACCAGCGCAGCATCCTATACAGGTATCGGCGAGGAAGCAGGAACTTTAAAACCGATTTTAAATGATCAAACACCTTTAACTACTCAAATTCAAGTATTACGCTCAGAACCAGTAGTACAACAAGTTATTGATCAGCTTAAATTAACTGATAATGAAGATAAACCGCTAAAACCAGAAGACTTTAGAAAAAAATTAGTCACAGAAGTAGTAGGGGGGACTGATGTAGTTGATGTTAAATATAGACATCCCAACCCTAAAACCGCTTCAGAAGTTGTCAATGCCTTGATGGATGTATATGTCAAAGAGCAAATTAGAGGTAATCAATCTCAACCCGCAGCAGCTAAAGATTTTATAACTAAAGAATTGCCTTCAATTGAAAGTAAAGTTCAGCAAGCTGAGTCGCAAATTTCGGCTTTTAGAACCCAAAACAACATAGTTGATATCGAGGAAGAGAAGAGAGGGGTAGTTGAAAGTATAGGAGCGTTAAATCAGCAAATTTCTACTACAGGTTCAGAGTTACAGGGGCTTAAAGCTCAAACGGCTGCCCTCGAAGGTCAATTAGGGTTAAATTTAAACCAAGCAGTTGCTGCTAATCAACTCGGCGCATCTCCCGAAGTACAAAGCATCCTAGACCAACTAGCTCAAACAGAATCAGATTTATCTAAAGAGCGTCAAAGATTTAATGACGCACACCCCAGCGTTGTTAGTCTCAATGCCAAGAAAAACGACTTGACACAACAGCTAGAAGGATTAGTCGCTAATGCAGTCGGACAAGGAGTACAAGTATCTCAAGGCTTACTCGAAGGTCAGGATGGCACAAAAGAAAATCAATTAGAAAGATTTATTACTTTAAAAATTGATGAACTTAGTAGACAAAGACAAGTTGAGTCCTTATATCAATCACAACAAGAATATCTAAAACGAGCCAAAGAATTACCCAGCTTAGAAAAGCGCGATCGAGAATTAGTACGTTCAGCAGAAGCTGCTAGTAAAACCTATCAAACATTATTAGATAGTCTACAAAAAGCTCAAATTGCCGAAAATCAACAAAGCGGTAATACAGATATCGTTGAATATGCCACAGTTCCAGATAAAGGTAGTGCTGGTAGAGTAATGCTAATGGGCTTGGGAGTGATTTTAGGGGCGTTTCTTGCCAATTTATCGATTATTCTGCTAGAAATGCAAGACCGATCTTTACAGTCTTTGGCAGAAATTAAGAAAAAGTTTGCCTATAATGTGATTGGCATGACCCCCCTAGAGCCACCCAGCTACCAAGGCAGAATTATTACCAGGGAAGAACCTGATTCTTTTTCTAGTGAAATTTATCGTATGATTCAAGCTAATCTCAAATTCTTGACCAGCGATAAACCACCTAAAGTAATGCTAATTACTAGTTCTGTGCCTGAAGAAGGAAAATCAACAGTAGTAGCTAATTTAGCAGCAGCGATCGCGCAATTGGGACGTAGTGTTTTATTAATCGATGCTGATTTACGTCGTTCTTCTCAGCATACTTTGTGGGGAGTTGACAATAATCTAGGACTTAAAGATATTTTGACCAATGATCAAAGTCCCCTCTCAGTTATTAAACGACCCATGCCAAAATTAAGTCTATTAACCAGTGGGATAGTTAATTCCAATCCCTTAGCTTTATTAGACTCGCCCATGATGAGCGATTTTGTGGGTCGCTCCCGTAGAGATTACGATCTGATATTAATAGATGCACCACCGTTACCTGTAACCGCAGATGTATTAACTTTGAGTAAATTGGTTGATGGCATTGTATTTGTAACTAGACCTGGAGTAGTAGAACATGAAAGTGCTGAGTTAGCTCAAGAAGCATTGGCAACTACAAGACAACAAGTTTTAGGCATGATTATTAATGGGGTTAAAGCTAAGGAATTTGACCGTTATTCTTATCATGGTCGCTATGGTAAAAGTTATTATAAAAAGGGCAATTCTAGTCAAAGTAGCTCAAATAATTTAAATACTCAGCAAAATTCTAATCTGCCTGAAAATAATAGTTCTAACAATGGCACTAATAATGTAAGTAAAGCCAAGCTCTAA